The Notoacmeibacter ruber DNA segment GAGACCGCAACCGCCGCCCGACCGCATCGGTTCTTCTCTCGTCGAACGGCTCCGATCTGACAGTCAAAGCCGAGGGCATCCGCAAGCTTGTCGCAGCCGCCATTCCTTCACTGAACGAAGCGGACGTCACGGTCCTCGATGCCTCCGGGCGCCTTCTGGCATCGGGCGACGCTGGCGATACAGAGACGGTAGGAGCGGCGTTCGACCTCAAGAACCGCATCGAACGCGACCTCTCCCGCACCATCGGCAATGCCCTGCGGCCCTATATTGGCGAACTCAATTATCGCGTCGCCGTTCAGGCCGATATCGATACCGACCGACGTCAGATCGAAGAAACGATCTTCGATCCCGACAGCAAGGTCGAGCGCAGCGTGCAGATTTCACGTTCGGAAGATCGGGCCAACGAGGCCAAGAACAGTAATAGCGCGGGTGTCGAGCAGAACATCCCGACCGAGGGCGGTGAAGGTAGCAGCGAGTCGGGCGCCAAAAGCTCTGAAGAGCGCGAACGCCGCGAAGAGACCACCAATTTCGAGATCAGTTCGAAGCGGATCGCGACGCTGACGAACGGCTACCGAATCCGTCGCCTCAACGTCGCTGTTCTGCTGAACAGGGAAATCCTGGAGCGTGCCGCCTCGACCGCGAATGTACCGCTTGAGGACCGCCTCGACACGATCCGAACGCTGATTTCCACGGCAGCCGGAATCGAATCGGAGCGTGGCGACCGCATTGATGTGACCGCGATCGAATTCCTGCCCGCCGACGAATCGCTCGAACCGATCGTCAGCGGCTGGATGGAAGCCGCCTCACCGCACCTGTCGACGGCCATTCGCGCGCTCGTCTTCGTGATCGTCTCGATCCTCGTCCTGCTGCTCGGTGTTCGACCTCTTCTCAATTCGCTTGAGTTGCGGCCCAGCAAGTCGAAGGATGCCCCGGCCCTCAATGCCGGCAACAATGCCGATGTGTCCCTCCTGCCCGACCTTAACAGCGCCGGTGAAGAGGACGCCTTTGCCCAATTCGATGAGCCGGGAGAGTTCTCGAGCGATTTCTCCGGTTCCAGCGGCGACTTTTCGCCCAATAGCAGTTTCTCGCCTTCGTCGGGTTTCCAGATGGACGAGACGCCTGAAATGCTCGCCGAGATCGAACTCCGGCAGCGTATGGCCGATGTGGGAGAAGACCCACGCGCACGCGTCATGGCCATGCTCGAGATCGATCGTGATCGCACCTTGCAGCTTCTTCGCCGCTGGATCCGTGACGACATGAAAGCTGTCCAGAAGAGTAAGGCGGCATGACCCGGTTTCCTTCCCGTTCCAATGCTCAGATTGCCTTCGCCGATGAAGAGGGTTTTGAGCCCTTCGGCGCGGCTCCCACCACGACCAGCTTCGAACCATTGGGCACCGACCTTCCTGTCTCGGCGGAAAAGCCGGCAGCAGGCCCCGATGCGCCGACTCCGGGGCTTGATCTGGGTCTGACCGATACATTGGACGCCGAATCGGGTACCTTTCAGGATTCAGGCCTGGATGGGCTCGATCCGTCGGTCGAAAGCGGTGATCTGGCCGACCCCTTTTCCGAAAACGGCCTTAACGGATTGCCGGACCTGCCTTCGATCGGGGCAGATGGGACCGACGACCCCTTCGGTGCGCCTGAGGACAGCGAACTCGGCGCATTGCCCGATCTGCCGACACTCGACGATGGCGCGGACCCTTTTTCGTCGGCAGGCCTTCAGGAGCCAGGCCTCAACGAATTGCCGGATTTGAGCGCGTTCGGCGCAGGCAGCGGCGAGGCTTCCGAAGATCCATTCGGCGAACCGGGCAGCGCGGAACTGCCCGAACTGCCTTCGTTCGGCGAGGAGAGCGATCCGTTTGCGGCAGCCGGCGAAACGCCGACGGCCGATCCTTTTGGTGCTGCCGAAAACGGTGAGCTGCCGCCACTGCCCGCGGGCGGCGACTTCGGCGAGGAAGAGCTGGAGACTGCCCCGTCGCCCGACGATGCTCTCATGCCTCTTCCAATCATCGATGAAGCAGAGAGCGGAGAAGCTTCCCCCGAGGCGGAATGGAACGAGGAAGACGTCCCGTCCCTCGGTGCGGCCGCCAGCCTCGACACGCTGCAAGATGCCGCCGAAACCGCGACATCGGCAATCGGCTCTGAACTCGAGACGGATGCAGAGCTCGGCTTCGACCCGGTCGGCGAAGCGGCAAGCGCATCCTCGCTCGCAGGGCCCGACGCCATAACGGCCCTTGCGGACCAACTCGTCGGCCAGCTCGAGCAGTCTGTCAATGAGATGCGGCAGACACTTCTGGACGAGGTGAGCGACAGTGTGGCCACCATCCTCGGGCCGCTTGTTTCGCGTCTTGCAATGGAACGCGCTGTAGAGGCCTTCGGCGAGGATATCGCGGCCAGCCTGATCGATAACCGCTCCAACGCGATCTTCCAGGCCGAGGTGCCGCAGGATCTTCTGTCACCGGTGCGCGCGATGATCGAGGAGCGCGGCTTGCCGGTGGAGGCGAAGGCCGGACGGCACAACGCGCTTCTTCTTCATCTGGATACGACGACCCGCGCCATCAGCCTGCCGCGTCTTCAGGATTTTTGTGACACGCTATGAGAGAGAATGGCGAGATCATCATCGTTCGTCGCTCGAGCGAACATGAAGAAGAGCACCATGGCGGGGCATGGAAGATTGCCTTCGCCGATTTCATGACGGCGATGATGGCGCTGTTTCTTGTTCTTTGGCTGATCAATGCCGCCAATGAAGAGACCAAACAGTCGGTGGCGAGTTACTTCAACCCGGTCAAGCTCGTCGACGATCGCAGGACTGTCAAAGGCATGAGCAAGAGCGAAAACGCCCAGCCCCTCGAAAGCGAGGAGGGTTTCGAGAAGACCGAGGCGAATTCCAACAAGGCGCAGTCTGAACAGTACGACCATAACCAGCCGGCCAAGAACGAGACGCCGGATACCTCCTACTTCGCCAATCCGACGCAGCTTCTGGAGAGCCTTGCCGCAGAAGAGCGGGCTTTGCTGACGGAACGGGGCGAAATGGAAGCGGATCCAGGCGTCGAGAAGGAAGCGGATTTTGCCGATCCCTTCGCGCCGAATTTCTGGCAGCCCTTGCGGGTCGTCGCTTCGGATGGTGACCCTGAAGCGCGTGTTTTCGATGAGAATGCGGAAGAAAGCGACATGGGCCCCGCCGGAGGCCGAAAAAAGACCGGAACGGGCGAGGACGCGGAGACCGAGGCAGAAGCGGAGCAAAGCGCCGCCGACGCGAAAAGCGAGGCTACCGAAGGCGGTCCGCAAATGAAGGAGGTTGCGGCGACCGATGGCGAGGAGGCTGAAGCCGGCGCCGAAGGCCTGGAACAGACCCTGCGCAAGGCGATATCGGAAGAGATGGCCGGGTCGCCCGATGAGATTGCCGACACCATTCAGGTGACCGAGGTCCCGTCGGGCCTGAAGATCTCCCTGACCGACAATCTGACCGAAAGCATGTTCCAGGTGGGGTCCGCCGTTCCCACCGGTTCGGTCGTCCTGGCCTTGGAGGCGGTTGGCCGGGAACTTCAGAACAGGCCCGGCAACGTCTTCATTCACGGCCATACTGACGCCCGGCCCATGCGCAAGGAGGGAGATGATAACTGGCGGCTGTCGACGGATCGCGCACGCAGCGTCTACTTCATGCTGCTTCGCGGCGGCCTCAATGACCGGCGGGTCAAACAGATCGCAGGCTATGCCGACCGCCAGCCGATCGTCCCCCAGGACGGCCTGGACCCCCGCAACAGGCGCATCGAGATTCTTCTGGAAGCGCCATGACACGATACGCACTCCGAAAAGCATCGCTTGCCTGTCTCGCCGCCAGCTTCTGGGTCGCGGCGCCGGCATCCGCGGTTCAGGACAGTTCGATCCGGTCGGCCCTGTTTTCGAACACTGGCGAAGCGGCAGTGCGCGCCACCCCGAAGCAGGCCAGGCTACCCGCGCCGGTTCAACTCGCAAGTAGCGAGCCGATGGTCGAGGCGCTCTCACAGCCCCTGCCTCCGAAACTGCCGGAAAGCGAACAGCCCGTCCAAGTCGCTCCCGAAGAAACGGAGACTCCGACCACTCCGCAGAGCGAAGCGCCCGCGGCGATGACGAAAGAGGAGAGCGACGCGAAACTGCAATTCGACGCCTTCATCATGGGCCTTTTCGAGTTTCAGGACGCTATTATCGACGGCGATCCAAGCGCCCTGGCCCTTCAGGGCAAGGTTCTTCGCCGGCTGCAGCTCAATCTGATGAGCGCGCGCGCCCTCTTTTCAAAGCCGGATGCACCGGTCGAGCCGCTCCTGGTCTTTGCCCTGTCGGGCGGCGACGCCCGCATATCGGCCGACCTGCTTCGCCAGGTGCCGCCGTCCCATTCTTCGCACGAGATCGTCCAGGCCATCATAAACTACCTGAAAGGCAGCCCCGATTCCGCCAAGGGACTTGCACGTCAGGATCCGACTGCTTTCAGCTTTCCGCTCAGTGCACTTGTTGCCCTGTCCACGGGAACAGCGAATGCGCGGGGCGACAAGAAGGTAGCGCGCAACTCTCTCGAAATGGCGGCCATTCTGGGAACGGGCACACTTGTCGAAGAGGTCGCCCTTCGCCGCCTGCTCGACATTCATGCGGAAGAAGACAATGAGAAAGGCTTCTTCGATATCGCGGAGAGCTACGGCCTACGCTATTCGAAATCGATCTTTCTCAGCGAGTTCGCGCGGCGACTGACGGTCACCCTGACGGAACATGACTGGGTACCGCCCCGCGGGCTGGATCCGATCCTGGAAGGAATGCTGCCGGCACAATCCAGCGTGGTGGCACGGCAGATCGCGCGCGGAGCAGCCATCAGAGGCAATCACGAACTGGCGCTGATGAGCGTCGAATGGCTTCGCCGCTTCAATCCGAGCCAGGCCAACGACCAGCTCTATGAAGCCATGGCCGAACTCGCCGCTCGCGAGATCGACAAGGCCGAGACTGTGGAGACGGAGATTGTGGAGGCCGAGCTGTCCAAAAACGACCGCCTTCTTCTTTCAAGCCTGCGGCGCGCCCTCGCTCATATCCGTGGCGCGGAGCAGGTCGCCGACATCACTGGCGCCGCCCTATCCGATCTTGCGGCCGAGCCGGTCCTGAAGGCCGAGCTGACCGCCGACCACAAGGCCAATTTGCCTCAGCGGTCCGACGCGGACGCTCCCTCGATTCCTGTCGCAGTAGAGATACCCGAGACAAGCGAAGACACGAAGCTGGCCTCGCTGCGCGAGCGCTTGAGCGTCACGTTGGACGCGATCGAAGAATTGAGTGCGAAGTAAAACCATGACCCTTCCTCTTTCCACCTTCGCCAGCCCCGCCGCACCAGCGTCGACTCCGTCGCAGTCCCGCTCCGAACGCTCCGGCGATCAACCTCCGCAGGGCCTTTTCGGGGCGTTGATCAACGAGAAGCCCGCAGATGAGGCGCCAGCGAAGACCGGCTCTGAAGAAAGCCAGAAGAGTGACGACGGGCAGACGCTGATGCTCAGGCTTGCCAATCGCTTCTCCTCGGCCCGCACGCCGGACAGTCAGGAAGAGACGGCGAAGTCATCCAAAGACACCGAAGACGACGGCAACGACGAACCCGTTGAAGAGAGCGCACCCAGCGACCCGCCGGGCAGCGAGTTGATGACCGAAAGCGCGATGGCCGGTGCGGCGGCACTCGCCGGCATAAGACCGACCGAAGCCGCTGAAACGAAAGCGCAGGAAGGCCGACGCGTACCGGCACGCTCTGCGACGGCGGATACTGCTCGTGGGATAGGCAATGTCCTCGCAGAGGAGGTTGCGGTGGATGGCACCGGCGAACGATCAAAGGGCGCACTGGAAGCGGCCCTCATTGTCGGCGAGGCTGCGGGCTTGAATAAGGGGCGAACAGTATCCACTGGCAACGCGCAGGCCCATCAATCGTCGATGCCTCCTCGTCTCGCTCAGGAAGCCTCTGCGACACGGCAAACGACGGTTGGTCGTCCGGCCGACGCTGATATCCAAGGCGCAGAACGCAGCGCCAAACCGGAAACGGATATGATGCGCTCGATCGATGGCGAGAGGTTTACCAACCGCCAGAGCAACAATGGCGAGACCACTGCCATCTCACGGCCCGAGAACTCGAATGTTTCGCCGATGCCGATCATGGCGAGCCGCAATGTCAGCGTCCCCCTCACCTCGGCAGCGTCTGCCGCGCTCGATCATGCCGCCAGTACCCTGACACAGACCCTCGGCGATCACCTCAATATTTCGCAGATTCAAGAGTTCAACGGCGGCAAGACAAAGGTTCTCAAACTTCAGCTTCAGCCAGCTCATCTCGGACAGTTGGACATCGTCCTGAAAGGCGAAAATGGCCGTCTGACGGTCCAGATCCAAACCGAATCCGCTAATGCGCAAAACCTTCTGACGCAAGAGAAAGCTTCGCTCCGTACGGCTCTGGACGAGGCCAACCTTGTTGTCGAAACGCTCTCGATCGAAAGCGTCAAGGACAGACGAATCGCCCCGACCAGCCTGGCGCAAGCCGACTCTCAGATGAATACGCAGGGTCAAACGACAGGGGAACGTTTCGATGGAAACCGTTCGAGCGGGCAGATGGACGGCGAGCGTTCGCGCCATCCGTTCCAGCCTTTCACCAGTGATGATCCGGAGCAGGCGCCTGCCCGCGATGGCCGTTCTGGGGATCGTACTCGGTCTGGCGGCTCCGGCCTTCGCATCTGAACCTCAGGCAAGAAACGTCTCGGCACCGGTTAATCTCTGTGAACGCGAAATGATCGCAGCTTCCGCAAGAACAGGCGTTCCGCTCGGCGTCCTCTACGCTGTTGGACTGACGGAGAGTGGCTCGGCTGGCAGCATGCGACCCTATGCGCTCAACATTGCCGGTCGTACGGTGCAGCCCGCTCGCGTGGACGAAGCGATCGCCATCGTCAGGCGCGAGCAGAAGCGGGGTGTTCGCCTCATCGACGTCGGGTGCATGCAGGTGAATCTCCACTATCACCGCGATGCATTCACGAGCCTGAAGGCCATGTTCGACCCGGCCCTCAACGTCGCCTATGCGGCCCAGTTTCTAAAGCGACTGCACGCCCGGCACGGCACCTGGTCCATGGCGGTCGCCCGCTATCATGCGGGCCATGACAACAATGTCGCGCAAAAACGCTATGTCTGCTCTGTCATTCGCAGGATGGTTCGGTCCGGTTTTGGCAAGATGACCCCCCAAGCCGCCAGTTTCTGCCAAACCTGACGAACTAAATCGGAATCTGAAATCAAGCACTTAGGCTGATTCGTTTTTGGGAGAGGCAGTCAACTGTTAAATCTCGCAGTTGTCAGAGATTCCAGCACCCGTCAACCATGATGAAGAAATCATTAACTGTTTGATTCGAGGGGAAACAGGATGATTGTCGTCATTGATGACCGAGAAATGGTTACGGAAGGGTATAAAGGCCTGTTCCGTCGTGAGGGTTTCTGTTGCGTAGGCTTTAAGGCCGAAGAATTTCGCATTTGGGCAAGCGGGGCCTCAAGCGAAGAACTTTCCGGTGTCGAAGCTGTTCTTGTATCCGAAAACAGCTACGAATGCATTGACGCGGAACTGGCCAAGAAAATTGGTTCATCTCCACGACTTGCACTTGCCGATAACGGCAACCTGGAAACAACGTTGCGTCTATTTAGCCGCGGCTATGATGATGTAGTGAAAAAGCCGGTTCATGTCCGAGAGATTCTGGCCCGCATCAGTGCGGTTCGCAATCGCGGCTATGTCGCCGACAACACCAACATCCAGCCGGGCCTGCGGATTCACCTGGATGGACGCGATCCGGAAATCGACGGTGTGCCGCTCAAGCTGCCGCGCCGCGAGCAACGCATCCTGGAATATCTGGCCTCCGTCAACGGACGGCGCGTCAGCCGGGCGCAGATCTTCACCGCCACTTACGGCATCCTTGAAGAGGGTGTCGAGGAAACGGTCGTCGAGAGCCACATTTCCAAGCTGCGCAAGAAGCTGCGGACCAAGCTTGGCTACGACCCGGTCGATAGCAAACGCTATCTCGGCTACCGGCTCGTCCTGGTGCAGGAAAGCGAGCCGGTCGAAGGCACGGAGCCGCTGACCGTAGCTCCCATTGAAACGGATCGGATGCGCGAAACAGTGGAAGCCTGAGGCAAGGCAGCCTCACGCAAGTTTCGTTGCCTACTCTTCCGGAATGACTATCCGAGGGGATTGACGATGAGCATTTTCGGCACGATGCAGACCAGTATCTCTGGCATGAACGCTCAGTCGAGCCGATTGTCCAGCGTAGCGGACAACATCGCCAATTCCGATACGGCGGGCTACAAGCGCCAGGGCACCAATTTTGCCACTCTGGTGACCGGCGGAAGCGCCGGAGGCAACACGTCCGGCGGCGTGATTACCTCAGGAACGATCGAAATCGAAGGTCAGGGCGTGCCGAAGACGACCTCGTCTTCGACCAATCTCGCCATTCTGGGCAGTGGCTTCTTTCTGGTCAGCGACGGCGTCAATAACGGCTTCATGACACGGGCAGGAGCATTCGAACAGGATGCCGAAGGCTACCTGACCACACCCAACGGCTTCCGGCTTCAGGGCTACAGCATGGCCTCAGGCACGGTGCCTGTGCCAAACGGTCTTTCGGGTCTCGTCGATATTCAGATCAGCAAGGAGCCGCTACCACCGGTGGCGTCCACTCTCGGCACCTTCGCCGCGACATTCGACTCCCAGGCCGACATCGAAAGCGCCGCGGCGGCTGCCAATACCCTGCCGTCCGACAATGCAGCCGGCACGGTTTTCACTGGCAAGACGTCGATGGTCGCCTATGACAGCCTCGGCAACGAGGTGAAGCTCGACGTCTATGCAACGCGGACTGCCTCGGACGAATGGGAAATCACCATATACGACCAGGCCGATGCAAACTCTTCGCTCGAAGCATTTCCCTATGGCAATCCGGCTCTTGGCACCACGACCTTGCAGTTCGACACCGGCCTTGGTGAGCTGACGGCCGCTTCCCCCAAGAACATGACCATCGCCGTGCCCAATGGCGAGAACCTTCAGCTCGACTTCAGCAAGATGAAGCTCGGCGCGCAGTTCACCGTCGATGATGCGTCGGTAAACGGCAATCCGCCGTCCAGCGCGATCGGCACCGAGATCAGTGAAGACGGGATTGTGAGGGTCACCTACGAGGACGGGTCGAACCGCGACCTCTACAAGATCGCTCTTGCGACAGTCCCAAGCCCGACCAACCTGACGACCGTCACCGGCACCATGTTCAAGCAAAGCGTCGCATCAGGTGATGTCGAGGTCGGCTTTGCCGGTGCCGGCGGGTTCGGTCAGATCATGTCGTCTTCCCTCGAGCAGTCCAACGTCGACATCGCCGAAGAGTTGACGGAAATGATCCAGGCACAGCGCAGCTACACCGCCAATTCGAAAGTTTTCCAGACGGGATCCGAAATCATGGACGTCGTCGTCAATCTGAAACGCTAACATCGAAGGAGCCCATGACGGGCCTCCCGGTGCTTACCGGAGCGTAGAATGTCCCTCACCGCTGCATTGATGAGTGCCCACGCGTCGATCTTCGATATTTCGCGACGCGTCAGTACTGTCTCATCGAACATTACGCGGGCGGACGATCCCAACTATGTGCGCCGCATTGCGGTCAACAATGTCGCCAATACAAACGGTGCAACGGGCACAAGCCGCGCGGCCTCGCCGCAGCTGGAGTTGATGCGCCGCGAATCCATGACCGGTTCGGCGGGTGCCGAACTGACCGCCGAAAAGATGGCGCAGCTCTCCCGTCTGCTCGGCAATGCAGAGGGCGCGACCTCCGGCATGATGGAGGAACTTCAGTCCCGTCTTGAGCTCTATGCCGCGCAGCCGGCAGACGCGACGCTGGCGCAGTCGGTGGTCGGCCAGGCGGAGCAATTGTCGGCGACGATCCGTGCTAATTCTCAGTCGCTATACGGCTTCGCTCACGTCGTGGGCAGCGAGATAAAGGAAGAGGCCAGCAATCTTCAGCAATTGCTGGCGGATTTCTCCCGGGTCAACAAGGCAGTCGTCTCCGGCCAGGGTAGCGGGATGGACGTCTCCGATGCACTGGATGAAAGAAGCCGCCTCCTGAACAGCATTTCCGAGATCGTTCCCGTCTCGAAGCTCGATCGGGAGAATGGTGACATGATGCTGTTCACCTCGAACGGCGTCACCCTTTTCGACAAGATCCCGCGCGATGTCACGGCGGTTGTCGACTCGTCCGACTCTTCCAGGAACGGCGTCTACATCGATGGCATCGCCATGCGCGTACCTGCCGATGGTGAAAGCGCCTCGGCCAATGGTCGCCTATCCTCTCTCCTGCATCTCAGCCAACAGACGATCCCGTCTGCTTTGAAGCAGACGGACGAAATGGCACGCAGCCTGGTCCTGACGTTCAAGGAAAGCGATGCGAGCGGCACGCTGCCGGATATGGCCGGGCTCTTTACCTGGAATGGCGGACCGGACGTTTCTACGATCACGTCGCATGTGCCTTCCATGGCGCTTTCCCTCTCCGTCAATCCGGCATTCGTTGCGAGCCAGGGCGGATCGCCGCAGTTTCTGCGAGATGGCGGGGCGAACGGCGCGGCCTACACCACCAATGCCGGCGGCTATTCATCCTACTCGGAACGACTGGACGCATTCGTCCAGGCTTTCGAGGAGCCCTTCGCGTTCGACGCCACGGTCGGCGGCGCCGACAAGAGCCTGATGGACTTCGCGCACACCATGGAAACCGGTATGGAGACGGCGCGCGTGGCTGCCGGCGATAATGCCGCAAGGGCGTCTGCGCTGACCACGAGCCTCAGCGAGCGGTTCTCCAATACGGTGAACGTCAATCTCGACGAGGAAATCTCCTTGCTCGTCGATTTGCAGAATTCCTACGAGGCCTCCTCACGCATCGTCTCGGTTGTCGACGAGATGCTCTCCCAGCTCTTTCGGGCAACGGGGTAAGCGATGAGGGTTCCGGGCGCATCCACCTACTCTCTTGCGAACTCGCTTCGGACGACGCTGCTGAACACGCAGGCGAAGCTGGAGCAGGCACAGGTCGAAGCGGTGACGGGGCAGGCTTCGGATCCGGCCGAAAAGCTGGGCGCCACCGTGCACCGCTATCGTTATCTGATGCGGCAGTCCGAGAGGCTGGACGGCATATCGACCGCCAATGCATTGACCGAGACGCGGCTCAAGGTGTCGCAGGCAACGCTCGGCAGTTTCGCCAGCACCACCCAGAATCTCTCCGCCGAAGCCTATATCGAGGGAATCGGGGCGGTCACATCCTCTGGAATGAAGGGCTATCTCAACCAGCTGACCGCGCTCGCGAATACATCCGAGAATGGCGTGCACATTTTCGCCGGCATCAATACCGACGTCACGCCCATTCCAGAATACGAAACGAGCCAGCTTGCGGCGGATGTGGAAGCCGCCTTCGTCGCACGCTTTGGCTTCGGCACGACTGATCCGGCCGCTTCGACGGTCAGTGCCGCCGACATGACGGATTTTCTGGAGAACGATGCCCTACCGCTTTTTACCGGGCCGGGCTTCAGCGGACTTTCGCAGGCGACCGATCAGGCCATAAGCTCGCGCATCTTGCCGAACGAGCTGGCGCCGACGAGCGTCGGAACGAATGAAAAAGCGTTTCGGCTCGCTTTCGCGGCTGCGGGCCTCGGCGCGACATTTCTCGCACTGAACATCGATGAGGGCGTCGGCGACGCCGTTCGCGCCTTCGTGCATCGCACGGCAGCGGACGCGAGCTCGGAGACGGCTCTCCTGCAAGGCAAGGTCGGCCTGATGGAAGAGCGCCTGACGAATGCGCAGGATCGTCTTTCGCAACAGTCTTCGCTCATGCGTGAATTTGCCAATGAAATGGTCGCCGTCGATCCTTACGAGGCAGCCACGAAACTCACCGATCTCATCCAACAGCTGGAGACATCTTACACGTTGACGGGACGGGTGCAGAGCCTGTCGCTACTCAAATACATCTGAGCGGCGTTCGTCCCGCCCACGACAGAGGGAAAGTTAAGCCAATGTATATGGCGAATTATATCGACCAGCAGGAAGAATCGCTCAGCGATGCGAGGGGTCGCGAACGTGAGCTGATGACGCAGTCCATCGACCTGCTGGAACAGGCCAGGGCAAAGGGTTCCAACTCGATGGAGTCGATCCGGGCCATCCACTTCAGCAGCCGCCTCTGGATGACGCTGATGGAAGATCTGGCTGACAACGAGAATGTGCTGCCGGAGCAGCTTCGCGCAAACCTGATCTCGATCGGTATCTGGGTCTTGAAAACGCTCGATGCGATCCGCCAGGGCCGCAGCGACAACTTCAGTGGCGTGATCGAAATCACAGGCATTATTCGGGATGGTCTGAAATGAACGGATTCAAGATTTCGCTCAAGGCGAACGAAAAAATCTACATTAATGGCGCGATCATCCGTTTCGACCGGAAGACCTCCATGGAAATCCTCAACGATGTGGACTTCCTTCTGGAGAACCACATCCTGCAGGCGGAAGACGCCACCACGCCTCTGAAGCAGCTCTACTTCGTCGTTCAGCTGATGCTGATGACACCGGGGGATATCGAGGCATCGATGGCGGTCTACCGTCAGCTCCTCCCCTCGCTTCTGAGCGCGTTCGAGAACGAGAAAGTCGTCTCTGAACTCAAGATCATCGACCGGCAGGTCCATGAGAAGCGTTATTTCGAGGCGATGCGCGGCATCCGGCAGCTCTACCCCATCGAGGCCGCGATCCTGGACGCCCGTCCCGACGCGAGGGCGGCCTTCGAGATCGCCGAGCCCCCCCTCCAGAGAGCAGCAGGCTGATCATGACCAGTGTATCCGCAACCCAGGCAGCAGCAGGCGCCAACACGCAACCCACCTCATCGGCGACGCAGAACATGGTCGACTACGACATGTTCCTGCAGCTTCTCGTTACCCAGATGAAGAATCAGGACCCGACAAGCCCCGCCGATTCGATGGATTACGTGGCTCAGCTCGCTAACTTCTCGAACGTTGAGCAGGGCGTGCAGATCAATGCCAAGCTCGACCAGATCCTCGCAATGTCCTCCCTTTCGGAGGCAGGCTCGCTGATTGGGCGCACCATCACGGGCGGCGACGGCATCAGCGGCGTGGTCGCGCAGGTGCGTCTGGAAACCTCCGGCCCTGTCGCCATTCTGGAGGGTGGCGAAGAGGTCGCAATGAGCACTGGTACTGTGATCTCCTGATGAATGCGACCGACGCTCTGGACCTGACGCAGCTGGCCCTTTGGACGGTC contains these protein-coding regions:
- the fliF gene encoding flagellar basal-body MS-ring/collar protein FliF, which translates into the protein MPERLQALLGSLTAIGKARLATFATVAVLTTALIMGGVIFLAQPTYETLYVGLDRDDVNRIGIVLSEAGIGYDIDSAGSTVLVEAGQTARARMILAEKGLPGSNSSGYELFDNLGSLGLTSFMQEVTRVRALEGEIARSVQSIDGVKAARVHIVMPDQTGFRDRNRRPTASVLLSSNGSDLTVKAEGIRKLVAAAIPSLNEADVTVLDASGRLLASGDAGDTETVGAAFDLKNRIERDLSRTIGNALRPYIGELNYRVAVQADIDTDRRQIEETIFDPDSKVERSVQISRSEDRANEAKNSNSAGVEQNIPTEGGEGSSESGAKSSEERERREETTNFEISSKRIATLTNGYRIRRLNVAVLLNREILERAASTANVPLEDRLDTIRTLISTAAGIESERGDRIDVTAIEFLPADESLEPIVSGWMEAASPHLSTAIRALVFVIVSILVLLLGVRPLLNSLELRPSKSKDAPALNAGNNADVSLLPDLNSAGEEDAFAQFDEPGEFSSDFSGSSGDFSPNSSFSPSSGFQMDETPEMLAEIELRQRMADVGEDPRARVMAMLEIDRDRTLQLLRRWIRDDMKAVQKSKAA
- a CDS encoding MotB family protein yields the protein MRENGEIIIVRRSSEHEEEHHGGAWKIAFADFMTAMMALFLVLWLINAANEETKQSVASYFNPVKLVDDRRTVKGMSKSENAQPLESEEGFEKTEANSNKAQSEQYDHNQPAKNETPDTSYFANPTQLLESLAAEERALLTERGEMEADPGVEKEADFADPFAPNFWQPLRVVASDGDPEARVFDENAEESDMGPAGGRKKTGTGEDAETEAEAEQSAADAKSEATEGGPQMKEVAATDGEEAEAGAEGLEQTLRKAISEEMAGSPDEIADTIQVTEVPSGLKISLTDNLTESMFQVGSAVPTGSVVLALEAVGRELQNRPGNVFIHGHTDARPMRKEGDDNWRLSTDRARSVYFMLLRGGLNDRRVKQIAGYADRQPIVPQDGLDPRNRRIEILLEAP
- a CDS encoding flagellar hook protein FlgE, whose protein sequence is MSIFGTMQTSISGMNAQSSRLSSVADNIANSDTAGYKRQGTNFATLVTGGSAGGNTSGGVITSGTIEIEGQGVPKTTSSSTNLAILGSGFFLVSDGVNNGFMTRAGAFEQDAEGYLTTPNGFRLQGYSMASGTVPVPNGLSGLVDIQISKEPLPPVASTLGTFAATFDSQADIESAAAAANTLPSDNAAGTVFTGKTSMVAYDSLGNEVKLDVYATRTASDEWEITIYDQADANSSLEAFPYGNPALGTTTLQFDTGLGELTAASPKNMTIAVPNGENLQLDFSKMKLGAQFTVDDASVNGNPPSSAIGTEISEDGIVRVTYEDGSNRDLYKIALATVPSPTNLTTVTGTMFKQSVASGDVEVGFAGAGGFGQIMSSSLEQSNVDIAEELTEMIQAQRSYTANSKVFQTGSEIMDVVVNLKR
- a CDS encoding flagellar hook-length control protein FliK, which encodes MTLPLSTFASPAAPASTPSQSRSERSGDQPPQGLFGALINEKPADEAPAKTGSEESQKSDDGQTLMLRLANRFSSARTPDSQEETAKSSKDTEDDGNDEPVEESAPSDPPGSELMTESAMAGAAALAGIRPTEAAETKAQEGRRVPARSATADTARGIGNVLAEEVAVDGTGERSKGALEAALIVGEAAGLNKGRTVSTGNAQAHQSSMPPRLAQEASATRQTTVGRPADADIQGAERSAKPETDMMRSIDGERFTNRQSNNGETTAISRPENSNVSPMPIMASRNVSVPLTSAASAALDHAASTLTQTLGDHLNISQIQEFNGGKTKVLKLQLQPAHLGQLDIVLKGENGRLTVQIQTESANAQNLLTQEKASLRTALDEANLVVETLSIESVKDRRIAPTSLAQADSQMNTQGQTTGERFDGNRSSGQMDGERSRHPFQPFTSDDPEQAPARDGRSGDRTRSGGSGLRI
- a CDS encoding response regulator transcription factor produces the protein MIVVIDDREMVTEGYKGLFRREGFCCVGFKAEEFRIWASGASSEELSGVEAVLVSENSYECIDAELAKKIGSSPRLALADNGNLETTLRLFSRGYDDVVKKPVHVREILARISAVRNRGYVADNTNIQPGLRIHLDGRDPEIDGVPLKLPRREQRILEYLASVNGRRVSRAQIFTATYGILEEGVEETVVESHISKLRKKLRTKLGYDPVDSKRYLGYRLVLVQESEPVEGTEPLTVAPIETDRMRETVEA
- a CDS encoding transglycosylase SLT domain-containing protein, with the protein product MAVLGIVLGLAAPAFASEPQARNVSAPVNLCEREMIAASARTGVPLGVLYAVGLTESGSAGSMRPYALNIAGRTVQPARVDEAIAIVRREQKRGVRLIDVGCMQVNLHYHRDAFTSLKAMFDPALNVAYAAQFLKRLHARHGTWSMAVARYHAGHDNNVAQKRYVCSVIRRMVRSGFGKMTPQAASFCQT